One genomic window of Nicotiana sylvestris chromosome 10, ASM39365v2, whole genome shotgun sequence includes the following:
- the LOC104243562 gene encoding uncharacterized protein, producing the protein MRTNNFAVAYISGIALWMNYYGFLGKRPRSNVRRLIKKYLVPLCFAEVHGAKEDYFGQLPDDVLISILAHLTVIDSMPTLEFEPLGRFGIDSWDHSCCPYDQQKSLKEQLLQLYSGRKVANVEMTFCCGKKFFREFDQWMHSISRLGVERLRLSFDCGTDHPIYNSNPIRNPNKLFKFSLELLSQASSLKHLYLYHCIIQPSSGVRLNSLRTLTLNGVLLASGQLESVFPLV; encoded by the exons GACGAATAATTTTGCCGTTGCTTACATTAGCGGAATTGCTCTTTGGATGAATTATTATGGGTTTTTGGGTAAAAGACCGAGAAGTAATGTTCGTCGATTAATCAAAAAGTATTTGGTGCCCCTTTGTTTTGCAGAG GTTCATGGTGCAAAGGAGGATTACTTCGGTCAACTACCAGATGATGTTTTGATTTCCATTCTCGCACATTTGACAGTAATAGACTCTATGCCTACATTAGAATTCGAACCCCTTGGCAGGTTTGGGATTGACTCTTGGGATCACAGTTGTTGCCCTTACGATCAGCAAAAATCCTTGAAAGAACAGTTATTACAGCTTTATTCGGGTCGTAAAGTGGCTAATGTTGAGATGACCTTTTGCTGTGGTAAAAAGTTTTTTAGGGAATTTGACCAATGGATGCATTCTATTTCAAGATTAGGTGTTGAAAGACTACGTCTTTCATTTGATTGTGGCACTGATCACCCCATCTACAACTCCAATCCCATACGCAACCCCAacaaattgtttaaattttctcTTGAGCTTCTCTCTCAGGCATCCTCATTGAAGCACCTGTATTTATACCATTGCATTATCCAACCAAGTTCCGGAGTCCGTCTTAATTCCCTTAGGACCCTTACTTTGAACGGTGTTCTGTTagcaagtggacagcttgagagTGTTTTTCCTCTTGTTTGA